TACGATCTAGGTTGTGGAGACGCAAAAGTTCTAGCCTGTCTTATAAAAAAGATACCTGGAGTCAAGGGAGTTGGCGTGGAAAAAGACCCAATTGTGTTTCCACTCGCCTGGATTAGAAAGCTGTTTTTACTTAATAGATCAAAAGATTTAAAGCTAATCCTCGGTGATATAAGAAATGTTGATATAAGCAAGGCCGATGTTTTATATGTTTTCTTAATGCCTGAATTTATGAAACAGATAATAATCCCTAAAATCGAAAAAGAACTTAAACCTGGTGTTTTGGTAATTAGCAATATGTTCGAAATACCCAAAACCAAAAACCTAAGGCTTTACAAAAAGCTACTTTTAAAGGAATATCGTTTTCCAACTCGTCACAATGAGTATTTATGGATTTATAGAGTAGTGAAATAGTAGGGACATGTCCGCGACTTGTCCTGCGTAGCAGGGACGTTTCTAAAATAATTTATCCTTTATTCCTCGCATAGCAATAATAACCGTTTGAATATGCTCTTCTATTGAAACACCTATCTCCGCAGCCCCTTTGGAAATCACATCCCGATCAACGTTTGAGGCAAAACTTTTCTCTTTAAACCGTTTAAGAACCGATTTAACCTCTAATCCATCAATTTTGTCAGGCCGAACAAGTGAGCAAGCAATAATAAATCCAGTAAGTTCATCGACAGCCCAAAGCGTTTTAGCCATTAAACTTTCGGGCTTTTCTCCGCCACGCTTATCCCAGTCTTTATATCCGTATCCGTGAGAATTAACAGCATGAGCAAGGTCAGTTTCGCCCATTTCCCTTAACTTCTTTACAATAATTGCAGGATGTTCATCCGGATATTTCTCCCAATCAGCATCATGTAAAAGTCCGGCAAT
This Candidatus Dojkabacteria bacterium DNA region includes the following protein-coding sequences:
- a CDS encoding HD domain-containing protein; translated protein: MTREAAMQIVDELIDKPNLKKHMLAVEAAMIAYAKRFNENPELWGIAGLLHDADWEKYPDEHPAIIVKKLREMGETDLAHAVNSHGYGYKDWDKRGGEKPESLMAKTLWAVDELTGFIIACSLVRPDKIDGLEVKSVLKRFKEKSFASNVDRDVISKGAAEIGVSIEEHIQTVIIAMRGIKDKLF